The Serratia rhizosphaerae genome has a segment encoding these proteins:
- a CDS encoding siderophore-interacting protein yields MTTEAPRTRAPYLISVARVHDVTPHLRRITFYADDLQYYPANAAAAHIKVFLPRAGQSQPDLPRLTENGPVWAADAVRPLVRTYSVRAIRPEQGEIDIEFAMHDHNGPAVSFARNAKAGDIIGISNPGGPKPMLPEADFYCLAGDPSSLPAIAALLENLPARSEGHAFIRVDSSADVLDLRKPAGFELSWIIGGTDKTAALITQFCAQPLPAGRTHFWLAGEDQLVVTLRRHLRRERQCERNQLYAVPYWREGLNEEGYHETRHEIMDNIDS; encoded by the coding sequence GTGACTACCGAAGCACCCCGCACCCGCGCCCCCTATTTAATCAGCGTTGCCCGCGTTCATGACGTAACGCCGCACCTGCGTCGCATCACCTTTTATGCCGACGATTTACAGTATTACCCGGCCAACGCCGCCGCGGCGCACATTAAAGTCTTTCTGCCGCGCGCCGGGCAAAGCCAGCCCGATCTGCCGCGCCTGACCGAAAATGGCCCGGTCTGGGCGGCGGACGCCGTACGCCCGCTGGTGCGCACCTACTCCGTACGCGCCATTCGCCCGGAACAGGGTGAAATCGATATTGAATTCGCCATGCACGACCATAACGGCCCGGCGGTCAGCTTCGCCCGTAACGCCAAAGCCGGCGACATCATCGGCATCAGCAATCCCGGCGGGCCGAAACCGATGCTGCCGGAGGCTGACTTTTACTGTCTGGCGGGCGATCCCTCATCGCTGCCGGCCATCGCCGCCCTGCTGGAAAATCTGCCGGCGCGCAGTGAAGGACACGCCTTTATCCGCGTCGACAGCAGCGCCGATGTCCTAGACCTGCGCAAACCGGCCGGTTTTGAGCTGAGCTGGATTATCGGCGGCACCGATAAAACCGCAGCGCTGATTACCCAGTTCTGCGCGCAGCCGCTGCCCGCCGGCCGCACGCATTTCTGGCTGGCCGGCGAGGATCAACTGGTGGTCACCCTGCGTCGCCACCTGCGCCGTGAACGTCAATGTGAGCGTAATCAGCTTTATGCGGTTCCTTACTGGCGTGAGGGGCTAAATGAAGAGGGTTATCATGAGACGCGCCATGAAATCATGGATAATATTGATTCCTGA
- the chaA gene encoding sodium-potassium/proton antiporter ChaA gives MKSQHDPGRSKSRHTEYSLIFPIAALVVLNLWSETSNFPLIVGINILALFGILSSAFSVVRHADVLAHRLGEPYGSLILSLSVVILEVSLISALMATGDAAPALMRDTLYSIIMIVTAGLVGFALLLGGRKFATQYVNLGGIKQYLMAIFPLAVIVLVLPSALPGGNFSTGQSLLVAMISAAMYGVFLLIQTKTHQNLFVYEHEDDDGDPHHGKPSSHSSLWHAAWLVVHLVAVIAVTKFNAGPLEGLLTKVNAPAQFTGFLVALLILSPEGLGALRAVLNNQVQRAMNLFFGSVLATISLTVPAVTIIATLTGQTLIFGLQAPHMVVMLTVLILCQISFSTGRTNVLNGTAHLALFAAYMLTIFA, from the coding sequence ATGAAGTCGCAACACGATCCTGGCCGATCTAAATCCCGCCATACCGAGTATTCCCTGATTTTTCCGATCGCTGCGCTGGTTGTCTTGAACCTGTGGAGCGAAACCAGCAACTTCCCGCTGATCGTCGGCATTAATATTCTCGCTCTGTTCGGTATTCTGAGCAGCGCCTTCAGCGTCGTGCGCCATGCCGACGTGCTGGCCCACCGCCTGGGCGAACCCTACGGCTCGCTGATCCTCAGCCTGTCGGTGGTGATCCTGGAGGTCAGCCTGATCTCCGCGCTGATGGCGACCGGCGATGCCGCGCCGGCCCTGATGCGCGACACCCTATATTCCATCATCATGATCGTCACCGCCGGTCTGGTGGGCTTTGCCCTGCTGCTGGGCGGACGTAAATTCGCCACCCAGTACGTCAACCTCGGCGGCATCAAACAGTATCTGATGGCGATTTTCCCGCTGGCGGTGATCGTGCTGGTGCTGCCCAGCGCCCTGCCGGGCGGCAATTTCAGCACCGGCCAGTCGCTGCTGGTCGCCATGATCTCCGCCGCCATGTACGGCGTGTTCCTGCTGATCCAGACGAAAACGCACCAAAATCTGTTTGTCTACGAGCATGAAGACGACGATGGCGACCCGCACCACGGAAAACCGTCCTCCCACAGCAGCCTGTGGCACGCCGCCTGGCTGGTGGTGCATCTGGTGGCGGTGATCGCGGTGACCAAATTCAATGCCGGCCCGCTGGAAGGCCTGCTGACCAAAGTGAACGCGCCGGCTCAGTTCACCGGCTTCCTGGTGGCGCTGCTGATCCTGTCGCCGGAAGGCCTGGGCGCCCTGCGCGCAGTGCTGAACAACCAGGTGCAGCGCGCCATGAATCTGTTCTTCGGTTCGGTGCTGGCGACTATTTCCCTGACGGTGCCGGCGGTAACCATTATCGCCACGTTGACCGGCCAGACGCTGATCTTCGGCCTGCAGGCGCCGCATATGGTGGTAATGCTGACGGTGCTGATCCTGTGCCAGATTTCCTTCTCCACCGGCCGCACCAACGTGCTGAACGGCACCGCCCACCTGGCGCTGTTCGCCGCCTATATGCTGACCATCTTCGCCTGA
- the phoH gene encoding phosphate starvation-inducible protein PhoH encodes MGRQKAVIKARREAKRVIRRDARSHRQLEEESVTSLVQMGGVESIGMARDKRDSSPIEARTEAQGHYLLAIENKQLIFATGEAGCGKTFISAAKAAEALIHKEVDRIIVTRPVLQADEDLGFLPGDISEKFAPYFRPVYDILQRRLGSSFLQYCLRPEIGKVEIAPFAYMRGRTFENAVVILDEAQNVTTSQMKMFLTRLGENVTVIVNGDITQCDLPRGVESGLNDALQRFEEDEMVGIIRFDKQDCVRSALCQRTLHAYS; translated from the coding sequence ATGGGAAGACAGAAAGCAGTGATCAAAGCACGTCGTGAAGCGAAACGCGTAATTCGTCGTGACGCTCGCAGTCATCGCCAGTTGGAAGAAGAAAGCGTGACTTCGCTGGTGCAAATGGGTGGCGTTGAGTCTATCGGCATGGCGCGGGATAAGCGCGATAGCTCACCCATCGAGGCGCGAACCGAGGCTCAGGGTCATTACTTGTTAGCCATAGAAAATAAACAGTTGATCTTTGCCACCGGCGAAGCCGGGTGCGGTAAAACCTTTATCAGTGCGGCGAAAGCGGCGGAAGCGCTGATTCATAAAGAAGTGGATCGCATTATTGTCACCCGTCCGGTGTTGCAGGCGGATGAGGATCTTGGCTTTTTGCCGGGGGATATTTCCGAGAAGTTTGCCCCTTATTTCCGCCCGGTGTACGACATTCTGCAGCGTCGGCTGGGATCGTCTTTCCTGCAATATTGTCTGCGGCCGGAAATCGGCAAGGTTGAAATTGCACCTTTCGCCTATATGCGCGGGCGGACATTTGAAAACGCGGTGGTGATTCTGGATGAAGCGCAGAATGTTACCACCAGCCAGATGAAAATGTTCCTTACCCGTCTGGGAGAAAACGTGACGGTGATCGTCAACGGCGATATTACCCAGTGCGACCTGCCGCGCGGGGTAGAGTCGGGCCTGAATGATGCGCTGCAGCGTTTCGAGGAAGATGAAATGGTCGGCATTATTCGCTTTGATAAACAGGATTGCGTTCGTTCTGCACTGTGTCAGCGTACGCTGCACGCCTACAGCTAA
- the pqqU gene encoding TonB-dependent receptor PqqU, whose translation MKSISGNTCAAAVALLPVLWPLIASAASGADDEATVVVTAKRSGLSELSTPAAVSVVNGEQLRDAKPQINLSESLGVVPGLQVQNRQNYAQDLQLSVRGFGARSTYGVRGVRIYVDGIPATMPDGQGQTSNIDLASADKVEVLRGPFSALYGNASGGVVNVATQTGRQPNRVEAGMYAGSYGSWRYGVKASGATGDGSQAGDVNYAVSATRFTTEGFRDHSGARKNLGNAKLGVRLDDASTLTLLFNSVDINADDPGGLTREEWQDNPRQAPRAEQFNTRKTVSQTQGGLHYQRQFGDNDDLSVMMYAGERETTQYQSIPVFVQQRSAQQPGGVIVLARHYQGIDTRWTHRGAIAAVPYTLTGGLNYETMTEKRKGYENFAEVNGVQQLGVKGNLRRDERNLMWNLDPYLQSSWQLTPRLTLDAGVRFSTVNFDSNDHFITPGNGDDSGNARYHQWLPAGALRYALADGWNIYAAAGRGFETPTINELSYRPDGTAGMNFDLQPAVSDTLEVGSKTRIGNGLLTAALFQTDTRNEIVTANSSNGRSSYKNAGQTRRRGLELALDQQFGEAWRLNMAWTLLDARYRDDICGDATCSADKFIGRGNRIPGIARNMGYASLAWAPEQGWYAGAEVRYMSDIQVNDANSAQAPSYTTVGLNSGYRYPLGNWLVNVFGRVDNLFDRDYVGSVIVNEGNGRFYEPAPGRNWGGGVSVSYSFE comes from the coding sequence ATGAAATCTATTTCCGGGAATACCTGCGCCGCTGCGGTGGCGCTGCTGCCTGTTTTATGGCCGCTGATCGCCAGCGCGGCGTCAGGGGCCGATGATGAGGCAACCGTGGTGGTCACGGCCAAGCGCAGCGGCCTGTCTGAACTGAGTACGCCGGCGGCGGTCAGCGTGGTTAACGGCGAGCAGTTGCGCGACGCCAAACCGCAAATCAACCTGTCGGAGAGCCTTGGCGTCGTGCCCGGGCTGCAGGTGCAAAATCGCCAGAACTACGCGCAGGATCTGCAACTGTCGGTGCGCGGTTTCGGTGCGCGCTCAACCTATGGCGTGCGCGGCGTACGGATTTATGTTGACGGCATTCCCGCCACCATGCCGGACGGGCAGGGGCAAACCTCGAATATCGACTTGGCGTCGGCCGATAAAGTGGAAGTGCTGCGCGGGCCGTTTTCCGCGCTGTATGGCAACGCCTCAGGTGGGGTGGTCAACGTTGCCACGCAGACCGGTCGCCAGCCGAACCGTGTTGAAGCGGGCATGTACGCCGGCAGCTATGGATCCTGGCGTTACGGCGTCAAGGCCAGCGGCGCCACCGGCGACGGCAGTCAGGCCGGCGACGTCAACTACGCAGTGTCTGCGACGCGCTTTACCACCGAAGGTTTCCGTGACCACAGCGGCGCGCGCAAAAATCTGGGCAACGCCAAACTGGGCGTGCGCCTGGATGATGCCAGCACCCTAACGCTGCTGTTTAACAGCGTCGATATCAACGCCGACGATCCCGGCGGCCTGACGCGGGAAGAGTGGCAGGATAATCCGCGCCAGGCGCCGCGCGCCGAGCAGTTCAATACGCGAAAAACCGTGTCGCAGACCCAGGGCGGCCTGCACTATCAGCGACAGTTCGGCGACAATGATGATCTGAGCGTGATGATGTATGCCGGCGAACGGGAAACCACCCAGTACCAGTCGATACCGGTATTTGTCCAGCAGCGCAGTGCTCAGCAGCCCGGTGGAGTGATTGTGCTGGCGCGCCACTATCAGGGTATTGATACGCGCTGGACGCATCGCGGCGCCATCGCCGCCGTGCCCTATACCCTGACCGGTGGCCTGAACTATGAAACCATGACGGAAAAGCGCAAGGGCTATGAAAACTTTGCCGAGGTGAACGGCGTGCAGCAGCTGGGGGTTAAGGGTAATCTGCGCCGTGACGAGCGTAACCTGATGTGGAACCTCGACCCGTACCTGCAAAGCTCCTGGCAACTGACACCGCGCCTGACGTTGGACGCCGGCGTGCGTTTCAGCACCGTTAACTTTGACTCCAATGACCACTTTATTACCCCCGGCAACGGCGACGACAGCGGCAACGCCCGCTATCACCAGTGGCTGCCCGCCGGCGCACTGCGCTATGCGCTGGCGGACGGCTGGAATATTTATGCTGCCGCCGGACGCGGTTTTGAAACGCCGACCATCAATGAGCTCTCTTACCGGCCGGATGGTACGGCCGGCATGAACTTCGATCTGCAGCCGGCCGTCAGCGATACGCTGGAAGTTGGCAGCAAAACCCGCATCGGCAACGGGCTGCTGACCGCGGCGCTGTTCCAGACCGATACCCGCAATGAGATCGTCACGGCCAACAGCAGCAACGGGCGCAGCAGCTACAAAAACGCCGGCCAGACACGCCGCCGTGGTCTGGAGCTGGCGCTGGACCAGCAATTTGGCGAGGCGTGGCGGTTAAACATGGCGTGGACGCTGCTGGACGCGCGCTATCGCGACGATATTTGCGGTGATGCCACCTGCTCGGCGGATAAGTTTATCGGCCGCGGCAACCGTATTCCGGGCATCGCCCGCAATATGGGTTACGCCTCGCTGGCGTGGGCGCCGGAACAGGGCTGGTATGCCGGCGCTGAAGTGCGTTATATGAGCGATATCCAGGTGAATGACGCCAACAGCGCCCAGGCGCCGTCCTATACCACCGTCGGTCTGAACAGCGGTTACCGTTATCCGCTGGGCAACTGGCTGGTCAACGTTTTTGGCCGGGTCGATAATCTGTTTGACCGTGACTACGTGGGCTCGGTGATTGTTAATGAGGGCAACGGGCGCTTTTATGAGCCGGCACCGGGACGCAATTGGGGCGGCGGCGTAAGCGTTTCCTATTCGTTCGAATAA
- a CDS encoding AAA family ATPase: MTTHLAYWLRRLSPESMRTAAGTLLSLDDMPLKCAPPWPDSQSGGNQRCGFSSQESPFARITDMTECECSALLDQFTLDITAKAQARQLDPVLGRDAELRQIVDVLSRRRKNNPILVGEPGVGKSALVEGLAQRIAAGNVPDGLKNMRIRRLDVALLQTGPGDLSAFTLRLLQLVDAIRRSPQPILLLIDEVHTPVGVGESAGSEEVLKILKPALMQGELRLIITANRQEYQQHVEWDTALGHCLQKVSVDEPDNETACLMLRALKERYAQHHGVYIQDSALKAAVVLSRRYLCGRQLPDKAVDLLDIASARVRMSLEVEPAPLTQIRAELAALAMEQQAIEQDEAQSDEVDPARLADICDRCQWLQQQLANLEQQLRQERLLARQLLTARQAERSDECTVLQQQLAALQASVPLLSLDVDARMVATVIADWCGIALSSLLEDERSCLLQLEQRLTEQVIGQESAMGALAQGLYTASTQLRLENGPLGVFLLLGPAGVGKMASARALAENLFADDASLLTLNMAEYQEACAVKHLIGGHGEQAEEEGTLTEAVRLRPYSVVLLEEVEKAHGEVLKLLCQLFERGSLRDGQGRLIDFHHTVFLMSSELGREQLHQQLVTQPDATDAELSAALQPILRARFQPALLAQAQVLIYRPLDVEALRRIVASRLQQIMQRLRQRYDLRCVVDDSLSDALVSAGLQAEGGVRHIDSVLNQQILPTVSRQLLQRLEEHRKPQQLQLAYDARQGVVLNFDVGTGYQC; encoded by the coding sequence ATGACAACGCATTTAGCCTATTGGCTACGACGCTTAAGTCCCGAGAGCATGCGGACGGCTGCCGGGACGCTGTTGAGTCTGGATGATATGCCGCTGAAGTGTGCGCCGCCGTGGCCGGATAGTCAGTCGGGCGGTAATCAGCGCTGCGGTTTTTCGTCCCAGGAGTCACCTTTTGCCAGGATTACGGATATGACGGAATGTGAGTGTTCAGCGCTGTTGGATCAATTCACCCTGGATATTACTGCGAAAGCGCAGGCCAGACAGCTCGATCCGGTATTGGGGCGTGATGCCGAACTGCGGCAGATCGTCGATGTGCTTTCCCGCCGGCGTAAAAACAACCCGATTCTAGTTGGCGAACCGGGCGTCGGCAAAAGTGCGCTGGTGGAGGGACTGGCGCAGCGTATTGCGGCAGGCAATGTGCCGGACGGTCTGAAAAATATGCGTATCCGCAGATTGGATGTGGCGCTGCTGCAGACGGGGCCTGGCGACCTTTCTGCTTTCACGCTGCGGCTGCTGCAGTTGGTTGACGCCATACGCCGTTCGCCGCAACCGATACTGCTGCTGATCGACGAGGTGCATACGCCGGTGGGCGTCGGCGAGTCGGCCGGCAGTGAAGAGGTGCTCAAGATATTGAAGCCGGCGCTGATGCAGGGAGAGCTGCGCCTGATTATTACCGCCAACCGGCAAGAGTATCAGCAGCATGTCGAGTGGGACACGGCGCTGGGACACTGCCTGCAGAAGGTCAGCGTCGATGAACCGGATAATGAGACCGCCTGCCTGATGCTGCGGGCGCTGAAAGAACGTTATGCCCAACACCACGGCGTCTACATCCAGGACTCGGCGCTGAAGGCGGCGGTGGTGCTGTCGCGTCGCTATCTGTGCGGCCGTCAGCTGCCCGATAAGGCAGTGGATCTGTTGGATATCGCCAGTGCCCGGGTGCGGATGAGTCTGGAGGTCGAACCTGCGCCACTGACGCAGATCCGCGCGGAACTGGCGGCGCTGGCGATGGAGCAACAGGCAATTGAGCAGGACGAAGCGCAGAGTGATGAGGTCGACCCGGCGCGGCTGGCGGATATCTGCGACCGTTGCCAGTGGCTGCAGCAGCAACTGGCGAATCTGGAGCAGCAGCTGCGGCAGGAGCGGCTGCTGGCGCGGCAACTGCTGACGGCCCGCCAGGCGGAGCGCAGCGATGAATGCACGGTGTTGCAGCAGCAGTTGGCGGCGCTGCAGGCGTCCGTTCCTCTGCTGTCGCTGGATGTAGACGCCCGCATGGTGGCGACGGTCATCGCCGACTGGTGCGGCATCGCGCTAAGCAGCCTGTTAGAGGATGAGCGCAGCTGTTTGCTGCAGCTTGAACAGCGCCTGACCGAGCAGGTGATCGGACAGGAGTCGGCAATGGGCGCGCTGGCGCAGGGGCTGTATACCGCCTCAACGCAGCTGCGGCTGGAGAATGGGCCGCTGGGGGTATTTTTACTGCTGGGACCGGCCGGCGTGGGCAAAATGGCGAGCGCGCGGGCGCTGGCCGAGAATCTGTTCGCGGACGACGCCTCACTGCTGACCCTCAATATGGCGGAGTATCAGGAAGCGTGCGCGGTGAAGCATCTGATTGGGGGACATGGCGAGCAGGCAGAGGAGGAGGGGACGTTAACCGAAGCGGTGCGGCTGCGTCCTTACAGCGTAGTGCTGCTGGAAGAGGTGGAAAAGGCTCATGGCGAGGTGTTGAAGTTGCTCTGCCAGTTGTTTGAGCGCGGTTCTCTGCGTGACGGCCAAGGGCGGCTGATTGATTTCCACCATACGGTGTTCCTGATGAGCAGTGAGCTGGGGCGCGAGCAACTGCACCAGCAGTTGGTAACGCAGCCCGATGCGACGGACGCCGAGCTGAGCGCCGCGCTGCAGCCGATCCTGCGCGCGCGCTTTCAGCCGGCGCTGCTGGCTCAGGCGCAAGTGCTTATCTACCGTCCGCTGGACGTCGAGGCGTTGCGGCGGATTGTCGCCAGCAGGCTACAGCAGATTATGCAGCGGCTGCGGCAGCGTTACGATCTGCGCTGCGTTGTCGACGACAGCCTGAGTGATGCGCTGGTGTCGGCCGGCCTGCAGGCGGAGGGCGGCGTGCGCCATATCGACAGCGTACTGAATCAGCAGATTTTGCCGACGGTTTCCCGTCAGTTGCTGCAGCGCCTGGAGGAGCATCGCAAGCCGCAGCAGCTGCAGCTGGCTTATGACGCACGGCAGGGCGTTGTGCTGAATTTTGACGTTGGTACGGGCTATCAGTGCTGA